The Brassica napus cultivar Da-Ae chromosome C7, Da-Ae, whole genome shotgun sequence genomic interval ATTGATTTTATTGACTGCCATCAATAACATCGAGTTATTAATCGACGTGAGTGGAGGCTAAGCGTAATGTTTACTGTTACAAATAGAAGGTGGTGGCTGTGAATTTTGAAGAATGTAGAGGAAGAGTAGCATAATGGATCTCAAAGCTTATTCAGAATGAAAGCCCATTTAGCTGAATAACGTAGATAAGAAATGaaatctgaaaattttaaagTGCCACGTGTCACTATTAGCCCCATGTTCTGTGCTGAGGTGGAGGGCTGAGGAGAGAGACAACTCtcatttattattatagatagatttggtaaaatttatatatcaaaactaTGCTTTTATTCTTTTGAATTTTGTGTTGAAATTTGCAGGTTTAGTGTTATCAGGTTACAGGTTTTCGGGTCCAATTTCGGGTATAGGGTAAGATATACCCAAATTGTACCCAAAATGTATAAATGGACCTGAAATTTTCACATAAACCGACTCAAAATTCtgatttgaaaattataaattttgaaatttttactaGTTGATGTAGGTGAGTGAACACAAGTACAAAAACGCAGTGCATGAACACATGTACTTGATGAAGATTGGTGAAACTGATTTGGATTGGGTTTTGTGTAGATGCATGTATGTGGATCCGAAGATGTGCACTTTGCGTGTGTGTTTGCCATTTGGAAAATTGTATGTAGAGAATTTTGAGCGATCAAACATAGAAACCCATCCACATTGATATGGAACGTCAAacgatttattaaatatatatctacaACAAAACATCTATGGTCCTTGCATGTGGTGATATGCATTGAGTAAATGTTCATATGTTGTGATGGATGTGTATGCATGGATTCGTTATTGAGAATTGATTGATGCATTGTGTCTTTAATCCTAACATTTACATAAGAATCTCTATTAGGTGATAGAAAACATAAAGTGTAAGCAAAAGAATTTGACATATGAGTGGATTGATGTTTTGTAGACGGGTGTTCCATGGACAGATAACTTGTGGACGGtttggtttaataaaaaatatttttgatattttttatttttaagtgaattttattttggttttagtcAGTTTAAAGTTTAAAGTTATATGGTTCATAATTAGCCAATTAAAACCATGATCTATGGGTAATTAAGCTTGAATTATCAGTTcggagaaaaataaatttataattattagttCCTAGATaaagatttaatatataataattccttaaaatatatatatatatatataatagttctTGTAGGTAAATAGATTGTATATCCTTTGTATGTCCATGTATTTCTCCAAAAAAAAGTTGTGTGTTTGCATTTAAAATTCTCTTAAGCCTCCATGTGAACGTACCTTTATGAATATGTGCAGAAGAAATGTCGTCGTTACTTTTGTGAAATTGAAAATTCTCCTCAAAATCTCTAGGAGAAGCATAGGAATCGCAATTGGcgccattttaaaatttaggcggCGAAAAAATGTTGCCTTTCggtaatatatgactaacattAGGGGTAGAAACGTCAATTCCGATTATTAGTCTCTTTTAACTATTATACAAAGTTGCGTGGCTCTTTCTTGTCAATCAATTTGACACGGTGAAAagattttctttttggttaGCCAATAATAAACTAATACTTCCTTCTCTGTGAAGTTTCCTCGACTCTTTATAAAAGACTCACTCTACACTCCAAAGAGAAAACCATACAACAAGAAGTgaacaaaacacaaaacacaaaacacaaaACACAGAGAGAAATGGAAAACAGAACTAGTCAGCATGTTAACGGTGgcgatcaagcttcttcacggTCAGAGAACACTCTTCCTGGTCCTGTTGAAGCAATTTTGGAGGAAGTCTACAGGAAACACAATCTTGGTCCGATAAGTGATGAGACTAGGCAGAGACTGTCTTTGGTTTCTGAGGAGTTGGCTTCTGATACTCTCAGGGAAGTCTTAAACTCCAATCATGTGAGGACGACCCACGATAGATTCATCAACTTTTTGCTTGACCAGGCCATTAATGGCTCTCCACAGTCTCCTCCTGCAAGACACCGTCTTCGTCTTCGAGGTCAGTTATCACAAACAGAGAATAGTGAAAATATGTAATTTCTTATGCTCAAGAGTAGTTTACTATGTTTGCTTGTAGAAGAGATGTCTCTTGACTCTGAAGCTCCTTCTCCAAAGTGTATGAAAAGAGAAAGCTATGAAGGATCTCAGCACATTCCTCCTGAGATCTTAGCTTTGGGTGAACTTGAGTTTAAGAAGGCGTTTCTGTTGCTTAGCTACATTCCTGGGTATGTTATCTCacttttttaatctattttaaagtaatatttaCCTCTTCTGTgatacttaaaaaataaatattgtatgtTTTATAGGAAATCGCTGGCTCAGGTTATAACTGCTGATGAGATCATGCAGTGGAAGGACTTGTCTATGGTTGCATATGAGGCAGTGGTCTGGGAGCGCTTGGGAAAGGATTATTGTTCCCCAACAGACCGTACAGTGGTATACATTATTGCTGTTTGCTCTGCTGTATTTTAagtcttatttatattttatgatttgcATTTCTAAAAGTATATTGACAAGAAACTGAGACTTATGTTTAAATTACATAATTCCTTTTTCTACAGGCACTTGAATGGGATAGTGGCAAGACTCATTATTATCAGTGTCATGTTGCTTTGGACGGAAGTTACACACTCAAGGTTCATTTCACTCTTTAACTACTATTTTTcattaaggtttttttttttttaagtaaaaggGCCAATGTTTACATTTTCTCATGTCGCATATCTACTTTGTGTTATAAGGCGTCTAATTTATGAGATACTTGTAGAAACTGTTGAAAGAAGTCTTTTGCAAGTTGCTATCATATGTCTATTACACATCGTATCTTAGTGGTAGGATAAAGTATTTGACATTGACTCAACCTACTGATACTTATGTTCACAGGGTCCTCTTCTTGAACCCACTGGAACACACTTGCACAAGGTCTTGGGTGATGATAATGTTTTGACAGTCAAGTTTGCAGATGTCCAAAACAAATCGTCAACTTGTAGTAATGACCCTTACTCTGCATACAAAAGGATTGCCAAGGATGGTATCATGATTGGGTTACGCCGTTATCAATTTTTTGGTGGGTCTCTTTCCTTGTTATTTTTTGATTCCATTAACTTATCATTCATGTCACTGCACATACAACACTTTTTCATTTGTTAAATATTCTTTCTTTGGGTTTAGAAACTAGATATTTAGAGCTTCTTTTAACACTCTGTTGAAACAGTTTTCAAAGATGGAgggaaagaagagaagaagaaagactttTCTACAAAAGGAGTGAAATGCTACTTTATACGCACAGACTCTGCATCTTCGAATGACTTGGGAGATCCCTATATCTTTTCATGGAAGTCAATCCATGAAGCTCGTATGCATTTTATGCATGTCCACACATTGCCATCTCTTGCCAAGTATATGGCAAGGTACTCAAGTTTCTTCTCTGAGCCTCTACTGGAGGCATGCTAATATGTTTCATCTTTGAACCTTTTTGTTGATGCTTCAGGTTTTCTTTAATTCTTTCAAAGACTAAGAAGCTTGAAGTTGACATGGCTGGGATTACCTTTGAAGAAATAGATGATATACACTGCCGTGTACGTCTTTCTTAATACATGTGTCCTTCAAGAACTGCGTCTACTTAGTTGTAGTCTCTAATGTGGTTCCAGTTGCAGGATGAGAATGATAAAGATGTTCTTGATAAGAATGGGAAACCTCGTATACATTCAGATGGCACTGGCTACATCTCTGAGGACCTTGCTCGGATGTGTCCAGTAAATGTGTATAAAGGGAAATGTCTCAGGAGTGATACTGTTCAGGTATGTTCTCTATTTCCATGACAAAGGGAAATGTCTTAGGTTCACTTTGTTCactctttatgttttttttttcttacttaggTGCAGGGAGCCTGTAAACAAGACCCGGTATGTAATAAAGTCTACACTCCCCCTCTTTATGACTGATTGTATTACTGATGAAAGCAGTAACATTAATGCTTCTTTTCCAAACAGCCTCTTCTGATCCAGGCCCGGATGTTTTATGATGGCTTTGCTGTTAAGGGAACTTTTCTCTTAAAAAAGAAAGTAAGCCTGCTCACtttttttcattacaaaaaccatatttgtttgtttaaatCTTTGCGAGTTATTCCTTATAATGCCCCCAAATTGTGGCAGCTTCCTCCTCGAACTGTCCAGGTTCGACCTTCTATGATCAAAGTCTCTAAAGATCCAGCTTTGTCAAATATTAGCACCTTTAACTCCTTAGAGGTAGTCAATACAAGGTATGTGTTTACTGGATACAAAATTTCTCTCCAAATGTAATTGTAGTAACATTTCGTTGTTTCCATCATCCAGTAATCCACCAAAAAGAACAAAGTTATCAAGAAACTTGGTTGCGCTGCTTAGCTATGGAGGAGTCCCTGATGAATTCTTTCTGGATATTTTGCTCAACACGCTGGAAGAGCACAAAACCatcttcaacaacaaacgtgctGCTCTTAAAGGTCCTTAACATTCTTAAGTCCCTAGAAACTTATTCCGTAACTAATGATTCATCTTCTAAGAAGTCATTTTATTTATGCAGCTGCCCTTAATTATGGAGATATGGACGATCACAACGCTGCACAAATGATTTTGGCTGGTATCCCACTTGACGAACCACACTTGCAGGATCAGCTGTTTACTTTTTCAAAAACAGAGAAGAATGGTCTCAAAGCAGGAAGGCTTCCTGTCAGTGAATCATACTATCTCATGGGTACCGTTGATCCCACCGGAGAGTTGAAGGAAGATGAAGTCTGTGTCATCCTGTATAATACCCAATCTCTTGCTCTTTCACTTTTGAGTCTTTACATGGGAATTTTGAGTTGGATATTCATTTCCTCACTACCTTTTTTGGTGTGGTTTTGTGTAGCGAGTCTGGCCAAATCTCAGGGAATGTGCTAGTTTACAGGAATCCTGGACTACATTTTGGGGACATACATGTACTTAAGGCAACATATGTCCAGGCCTTGGAGGAGTATGTAGGAAACTCCAAGTATGGTGTGTTCTTCCCTCAGAAAGGTCCAAGATCTTTGGGTGATGAGATTGCAGGTGGTGACTTTGATGGTGATATGTATTTCATCTCCAGAAATCCAGAGGTAAATAACATTCATTAGaatgtaaaattgtttttatatattatatattatatataatgcaCCAAATTAGAAAGTAAAATTGTTTATTGGTGCGACCTGATATTCTCTGGTTTGCTTTCTTCTTAAGCTACTTGAACacttcaaatcaagtgatccctgGGTGAGTTTGACTCCTCCTGATAACATTAACTCTGCTAAGAACCCAAGCGAGCTTTCACCAGAAGAGTTGGAAGAAGAGCTTTTCAATATGTTCTTGAAGACAAGATTCCATGCTAGGTATTCTCAACTTACTTTTTAATaccaaaaattttcaaaaaatgtgTATCTTTGggattcatttttctttttcgtttacAGCAATGTTGTAGGGATGGCTGCTGATAGCTGGTTAACAATAATGGACCAATTTCTCACACTAGGAGATGAGAGGGCTAAGGAAAAAGCTGAAATGAAGGAGAAATTGTTGAAGCTGACTGATATATACTATGATGCTCTTGATGCACCCAAGAAAGGTGCTAAGTTCTATCTTCCTCAGGAGCTGAAGTCTGACGTTTTCCCACATTACATGGAGCGGGGTCAGAAGTTCAAGTCCACTTCTATTCTTGGAATGATCTATGACTTTGTTAAATCACAAGCACCAGGGGAACACACACCATCATCTGGTAATGGACCTTTCTTGTTAGaacacagaaaaaaaatcattatatcatcATGAATATTAGTTTAACTGTGCTTTATACAATTCAGAAATCAATAAACTCACATGTTTCAAAGATGAGCCGGTCTCTGATTTTCATATGGAGAAATATGGACGGTGGTATGATGATTACAGAAAGGAGATGAGCAAGGCGTTGAGTAACAAAGATGAATCAGCCGGTGAAGTTATTCAGAGACACAAGCAGGAAAAAAATGAATCAGCCAGTGAAGTTATCCAGAGATACAAGCACGTAAGCTCTTTGATCTGATGCTAGCAACAAAACTAATGGATCAACAATTATAAAGAAACAATTTTGAGATTCGTGTATGCTGTTTGTGTGGCAGGAGTTCTATGGTGCTGCAGGGTTTGAAGACAGCAAGAAGAGTCTGGAAGAACTTTATCCGCAAGCCTTGGCACTTTACAAGATCGTGTACGATCATGCAATCAAAATGAATAACGTTCGAAACTGTGGGTTTGTGTGGAAGGTTGCAGGATCGGTCCTGTGCAGGTTCTACCTTGAGAAAACGCAGGAGAAATCCTTCGTATCTTCACCCGCTGTGCTTAAAGAGCTTTGGGGATGAACACATAGTACTTGTTACCATCCTCTTCTTGTAGTATAAATAAGCCTTTTGTTGTGATATCATGTAACACATAAGAAGCGTGTGAGTCAAGTATCTTGTCTTAGTAAAAACCTAAGCTATAAGTTAAGATATCTCTGTTCAAGATGCGGTGTAGTAGTGCCTTTTGTTTTTAGTTCTAAATCTACCCTTATCCTTTACTGTATGATACTTTGGTGTGTGTATTTTCTTATGAAATGTTCTCTTGTagaaaattatgttaaataatagTGAAcctttaattaaatttatttcagtTAGTTACCAGTGTGGAGTAATCTTGAAGcttgtaaatatatatgtacCAAATTAATCTTCAAGCTTACTGTTTCCAGACGATTCCAGCAAGACGTTGCACTTACTTAATCTATGGCTTCTTTGAAATGTTCTGCTCTGCTCTGGtaagaaaaaaaggaagaaaaatatAAGCCTTATGCTTTCTAATAGGTTGCATGTTAGTCAAGTATCTTGTTTAAGTAACCTAACTTATAGGTGGAGCTCTGTGGTGAATGCCTTTTGCTATTAGTAGTTCTTTTAACCCTTAGATTTAGTGTGTATATTtgcttatgtattttattttcgaCCTAACTCTACGTGACCACTTGtggagttcatgtgttgtacaAATCTGTCTTCTTCAGTGTGACACCTCTCTGCATCCTCAAGCTTCCATTTGGCTTTTCAACCACCTTCTCCTTGATCCTTTACTATAATACATAAACAAAGTTCTTTCCTTGTAATACTTTCTTTATTGCTACTTTCAAGATGGAGGGTGTGAAGAACTCAGATTTGAAATCCTCTGTCAATGGTGGCGTTGTTGATGTCTATGGAGAAAATTCAGCCACTGTTGAGCACAGCATAACTCCATGGTCTCTTTCTGTTTTAGGTAAACAACATAACTTCTCCAAGTCACAAAACTTAAGTCTCTAAACTAACAGCTAAAATAGTAACTTTAGTTTCTTTATTTCAGTGGTTATTCATTGCTGAGAGATGCTCGCTACAACAAAGGACTTGCTTtcagtgagaaagagagagacacACATTACTTGCGTGGCCTTCTTCCTTTCCTCCATCTGTTGTTCAAAATCTTCAGGTGAAAAATTGGTGATTCAGTTTCTTATTTAGATATCATTGGAAGTTAGAACAtttaattaatacaatatataatcaTGGTTGTGAAGCAGCTCATCTGAAGTAAAAAGGCTAAGTCTCCTCCGCTCGAGCCAAGATCGCTCAGATTCGATCAGCGTTGACATGACGTGGGGGTTGGTGAGAAGAGGGTAGCGATTGGCGAGGGAGTGTTGGATGGAGAGAGACGGTGGCGCGTGAGAGGCGGGGTCGGAGTGGTGGAGGGCGTAGGAGAGTAAGGGGAAGATCTCGAGATCGTGATCCATCTTTTTATTCTCTGTTTTGTTGGTCAAGGGAGGTCGAGGATCTGGGTTCATGTCTGGTTCGATGTTGGTTGGTGTGGCTGTGACTGATTCGAATCCTTGATCTGGTTCGCGGTGGTGGTTTGAGCCGGTTCAGATATGGGGATTAGATGTTCTTTCGGATCTGGTTTGTAGCTTGTCAATCGACGCTCATGGAGCCCAATGGATTCAGTTCGTCTCTCTCCTCCCTCTTTATCTAGTTAATAGTCAAGTTGTGTTCGTTTGTGGGTTGGTGTTGTCTTGTCTTCTTCGGAGTTCAGCTGTGTGTGAAGCTATATCAACGGGTCATTATTTGGCGGGGCTATGTATTCCGGGTATGGCTTTGTCGATGCTGTGCTTTCCGCTAGTCGTAGCTGCGGAACTGGGGGGCTCCTGCTTCTTCTCGTTCTCTCGATCTTTCGGTGGTGTGTGTTTGTCAAAGTCTCTTTTGTGGGGTTCGTCTTTTGGATGGTAAGTTGCTGTGGAGGTATCTACTTGCTTTCTCCTTGCCGTCATGGTGTGGAGTGAGGTTTCAAGACGAAGCAGTGGTTTCGATCTCTGGCTCTTCTCTTGCGAGGAGGTGACCATTCTCTTGCTTGTAGATGGTTGAGTTTGGGTACACGAGTGTCCGCGTGTTTGAGCCATTGGTCCTTTTTGACGTTATCCCTTCTTGGAGTTTCAAGTCTCGATCTTGTGCTTTGCTCTCGCGAGGATCTGGTTTGTCGTTGTAGATGAGTGGTTAGTAGTTATTGGCTTTATGGTGGCTTTGGTCTTTCGTTCGTTTTGGCCGTGACTGTAATCGTGAGTTTGTGGTTTCGACCTGTGGTGGTTTATGGTCCTCTCAAGTTCTGGGTTCTGGGTTCAGCACGTGCTTTTCCATTGTCTTCAGAATGATCGTTTGTCAGTCCTCGCTATGGAGTTTGATTCTGGCTCCTTAAGTTCCTAAGTGTTTAAACTACACCCTCTCTTAGCTTGCTTTAGTTAATTTGGTCTTTGTTTAATCTCGTGTTTCTTGTTGTCTCCGGGATGTTCGATCTGTGAACTCGCCGGCTTAGTCTCCGAAAGGATTGCGATCCTTGTCGGCTTTGCGTTGTACGATCGGTTTCGAAGGTTATAATAAATTcatagatgacaaaaaaaaagaagtaaaaaggCTGAagctagagagagagtagagtGAGAAAATGCTCTGAAGTAACCCCAAGTGGGTTGAAAGGTTCCGACATTGGAAAGAGTTTTTTATTCACTTTTGTGAGTGGAGGCTGTTGAAACACGTTTTCTTTAAAGCAATCTTATCCTATTATATCTCTTTTTTAGCTCGTTtgcttaaaaattaagatactCTGAGTGTTTTTTGGCTTTGTTCTTCAAGCATTCATTTCTAGGTAGTTGGGAAAATAATTCTCGGCGAGGGTTTATTAATCGATTCACAAGATGTCTGTAGCAATGGATAGGGCGCTTATGGCTTTAtctctgatgaagaagaagaggagccCTTTACTATGCCAGATCGGCTGGGGTTCACCTCGATTGAAAAAAATCGGCTCAGTTTTATGGGGAGATCTCTTAACCCTGAGTGCCAACGGATGGCAGGGCTTATCATTACTATGCCACATAAATG includes:
- the LOC106376417 gene encoding probable RNA-dependent RNA polymerase 5 isoform X2, yielding MENRTSQHVNGGDQASSRSENTLPGPVEAILEEVYRKHNLGPISDETRQRLSLVSEELASDTLREVLNSNHVRTTHDRFINFLLDQAINGSPQSPPARHRLRLREMSLDSEAPSPKCMKRESYEGSQHIPPEILALGELEFKKAFLLLSYIPGKSLAQVITADEIMQWKDLSMVAYEAVVWERLGKDYCSPTDRTVALEWDSGKTHYYQCHVALDGSYTLKGPLLEPTGTHLHKVLGDDNVLTVKFADVQNKSSTCSNDPYSAYKRIAKDGIMIGLRRYQFFVFKDGGKEEKKKDFSTKGVKCYFIRTDSASSNDLGDPYIFSWKSIHEARMHFMHVHTLPSLAKYMARFSLILSKTKKLEVDMAGITFEEIDDIHCRLQDENDKDVLDKNGKPRIHSDGTGYISEDLARMCPVNVYKGKCLRSDTVQVQGACKQDPPLLIQARMFYDGFAVKGTFLLKKKLPPRTVQVRPSMIKVSKDPALSNISTFNSLEVVNTSNPPKRTKLSRNLVALLSYGGVPDEFFLDILLNTLEEHKTIFNNKRAALKAALNYGDMDDHNAAQMILAGIPLDEPHLQDQLFTFSKTEKNGLKAGRLPVSESYYLMGTVDPTGELKEDEVCVILESGQISGNVLVYRNPGLHFGDIHVLKATYVQALEEYVGNSKYGVFFPQKGPRSLGDEIAGGDFDGDMYFISRNPELLEHFKSSDPWVSLTPPDNINSAKNPSELSPEELEEELFNMFLKTRFHASNVVGMAADSWLTIMDQFLTLGDERAKEKAEMKEKLLKLTDIYYDALDAPKKGAKFYLPQELKSDVFPHYMERGQKFKSTSILGMIYDFVKSQAPGEHTPSSEINKLTCFKDEPVSDFHMEKYGRWYDDYRKEMSKALSNKDESAGEVIQRHKQEKNESASEVIQRYKHEFYGAAGFEDSKKSLEELYPQALALYKIVYDHAIKMNNVRNCGFVWKVAGSVLCRFYLEKTQEKSFVSSPAVLKELWG
- the LOC106376417 gene encoding probable RNA-dependent RNA polymerase 5 isoform X1, whose protein sequence is MENRTSQHVNGGDQASSRSENTLPGPVEAILEEVYRKHNLGPISDETRQRLSLVSEELASDTLREVLNSNHVRTTHDRFINFLLDQAINGSPQSPPARHRLRLREEMSLDSEAPSPKCMKRESYEGSQHIPPEILALGELEFKKAFLLLSYIPGKSLAQVITADEIMQWKDLSMVAYEAVVWERLGKDYCSPTDRTVALEWDSGKTHYYQCHVALDGSYTLKGPLLEPTGTHLHKVLGDDNVLTVKFADVQNKSSTCSNDPYSAYKRIAKDGIMIGLRRYQFFVFKDGGKEEKKKDFSTKGVKCYFIRTDSASSNDLGDPYIFSWKSIHEARMHFMHVHTLPSLAKYMARFSLILSKTKKLEVDMAGITFEEIDDIHCRLQDENDKDVLDKNGKPRIHSDGTGYISEDLARMCPVNVYKGKCLRSDTVQVQGACKQDPPLLIQARMFYDGFAVKGTFLLKKKLPPRTVQVRPSMIKVSKDPALSNISTFNSLEVVNTSNPPKRTKLSRNLVALLSYGGVPDEFFLDILLNTLEEHKTIFNNKRAALKAALNYGDMDDHNAAQMILAGIPLDEPHLQDQLFTFSKTEKNGLKAGRLPVSESYYLMGTVDPTGELKEDEVCVILESGQISGNVLVYRNPGLHFGDIHVLKATYVQALEEYVGNSKYGVFFPQKGPRSLGDEIAGGDFDGDMYFISRNPELLEHFKSSDPWVSLTPPDNINSAKNPSELSPEELEEELFNMFLKTRFHASNVVGMAADSWLTIMDQFLTLGDERAKEKAEMKEKLLKLTDIYYDALDAPKKGAKFYLPQELKSDVFPHYMERGQKFKSTSILGMIYDFVKSQAPGEHTPSSEINKLTCFKDEPVSDFHMEKYGRWYDDYRKEMSKALSNKDESAGEVIQRHKQEKNESASEVIQRYKHEFYGAAGFEDSKKSLEELYPQALALYKIVYDHAIKMNNVRNCGFVWKVAGSVLCRFYLEKTQEKSFVSSPAVLKELWG
- the LOC106376417 gene encoding probable RNA-dependent RNA polymerase 5 isoform X3; translated protein: MENRTSQHVNGGDQASSRSENTLPGPVEAILEEVYRKHNLGPISDETRQRLSLVSEELASDTLREVLNSNHVRTTHDRFINFLLDQAINGSPQSPPARHRLRLREEMSLDSEAPSPKCMKRESYEGSQHIPPEILALGELEFKKAFLLLSYIPGKSLAQVITADEIMQWKDLSMVAYEAVVWERLGKDYCSPTDRTVALEWDSGKTHYYQCHVALDGSYTLKGPLLEPTGTHLHKVLGDDNVLTVKFADVQNKSSTCSNDPYSAYKRIAKDGIMIGLRRYQFFVFKDGGKEEKKKDFSTKGVKCYFIRTDSASSNDLGDPYIFSWKSIHEARMHFMHVHTLPSLAKYMARFSLILSKTKKLEVDMAGITFEEIDDIHCRDENDKDVLDKNGKPRIHSDGTGYISEDLARMCPVNVYKGKCLRSDTVQVQGACKQDPPLLIQARMFYDGFAVKGTFLLKKKLPPRTVQVRPSMIKVSKDPALSNISTFNSLEVVNTSNPPKRTKLSRNLVALLSYGGVPDEFFLDILLNTLEEHKTIFNNKRAALKAALNYGDMDDHNAAQMILAGIPLDEPHLQDQLFTFSKTEKNGLKAGRLPVSESYYLMGTVDPTGELKEDEVCVILESGQISGNVLVYRNPGLHFGDIHVLKATYVQALEEYVGNSKYGVFFPQKGPRSLGDEIAGGDFDGDMYFISRNPELLEHFKSSDPWVSLTPPDNINSAKNPSELSPEELEEELFNMFLKTRFHASNVVGMAADSWLTIMDQFLTLGDERAKEKAEMKEKLLKLTDIYYDALDAPKKGAKFYLPQELKSDVFPHYMERGQKFKSTSILGMIYDFVKSQAPGEHTPSSEINKLTCFKDEPVSDFHMEKYGRWYDDYRKEMSKALSNKDESAGEVIQRHKQEKNESASEVIQRYKHEFYGAAGFEDSKKSLEELYPQALALYKIVYDHAIKMNNVRNCGFVWKVAGSVLCRFYLEKTQEKSFVSSPAVLKELWG